One Serinicoccus chungangensis genomic window carries:
- a CDS encoding SRPBCC family protein — MTQARSYPGPRIVVAQDVDADPEALYAAWTDPQVLATWWWPGLPDTRHTVDATEGGRFEVHSEVASLGAAGHFTRLEPPSLVQLAWRWETGEGQEEDDLVTVELKGHSHGTLVVLTHEIAQPDGDTSMREGWVGALRALATTIGRPAG, encoded by the coding sequence ATGACGCAGGCGCGCAGCTACCCCGGCCCCCGGATCGTGGTCGCCCAGGACGTCGACGCCGACCCCGAGGCGCTGTATGCCGCGTGGACGGACCCGCAGGTCCTCGCCACGTGGTGGTGGCCCGGTCTCCCGGACACCCGGCACACCGTGGACGCGACCGAGGGCGGACGCTTCGAGGTGCACTCCGAGGTCGCCTCGCTCGGCGCCGCCGGGCACTTCACCCGGCTCGAGCCGCCCTCGCTGGTGCAGCTGGCGTGGCGGTGGGAGACCGGGGAGGGGCAGGAGGAGGACGACCTCGTGACCGTCGAGCTCAAAGGGCACTCCCACGGCACCCTCGTCGTGCTCACCCACGAGATCGCCCAGCCCGACGGGGACACCTCGATGCGCGAGGGCTGGGTCGGGGCGCTGCGCGCGCTGGCGACGACGATCGGCCGGCCCGCCGGCTGA